From Anaerolineae bacterium, a single genomic window includes:
- the fabF gene encoding beta-ketoacyl-ACP synthase II, protein MHHRPASRVVITGLGAVSPLGLNLPDTWSALLAGQCGISTIDDLELGDFPCRLAARVRDFDPTQYMNPKEARRTARQTQFALAAFEEARRQAGLDCPPPDPSRLAVSVGSALGGTPIIEEQSVILHAQGPRRINPTFVPAVLVNMPACQLAIQAGATGPVLTPAAACTTGIVAIGDAFRLLQRGEADVAIAGGTEAAISPIALASFGRLGALSTRNDQPALACRPFDAQRDGTVVGEGAAILILERLEHAQRRGARILAEVVGYGLTCDAYHQVMPEPTGAQAARAMALAMQEAGWEPAQVDYICAHGTGTPLNDAAETHAIKQALGEHAYRAAVSSNKAQVGHMLGAAGAFSAVIAVQAMLAGIIPPTANLENPDPECDLDYVPRQGRPAAVRRALVNAFGFGGQNGCLALQAWEDTPSGR, encoded by the coding sequence ATGCACCATCGGCCTGCATCACGCGTGGTCATCACCGGCCTTGGGGCCGTATCCCCTCTGGGATTAAACCTGCCCGATACATGGAGCGCCCTGCTCGCCGGCCAGTGCGGTATCTCCACCATCGATGATCTGGAGCTTGGGGATTTTCCCTGCCGGCTGGCCGCCCGGGTGCGCGATTTTGACCCCACCCAGTACATGAATCCCAAAGAAGCGCGCCGCACAGCGCGGCAAACCCAGTTCGCGCTGGCCGCGTTCGAAGAGGCGCGCCGGCAGGCCGGCCTGGATTGCCCCCCGCCCGACCCGTCTCGTCTGGCGGTATCGGTGGGCTCTGCCCTGGGGGGCACGCCCATCATCGAGGAACAGTCCGTCATCCTCCATGCCCAAGGCCCGCGCCGCATCAACCCGACCTTCGTGCCGGCGGTGCTGGTGAACATGCCGGCCTGCCAGCTCGCCATCCAGGCCGGCGCCACTGGCCCGGTGCTGACGCCGGCCGCCGCCTGCACCACCGGCATCGTGGCCATCGGCGACGCCTTTCGCCTGCTCCAGCGCGGCGAGGCCGATGTGGCTATCGCCGGCGGCACGGAGGCGGCCATCTCCCCCATCGCCCTGGCGAGCTTCGGCCGGCTGGGCGCGCTCTCCACCCGCAATGACCAGCCGGCGCTGGCATGCCGGCCTTTCGATGCCCAGCGCGATGGCACCGTGGTGGGCGAAGGAGCCGCCATCCTGATCCTGGAGAGGCTGGAGCACGCCCAACGGCGCGGCGCCCGCATCCTGGCCGAGGTGGTCGGTTACGGCCTGACCTGCGATGCCTATCACCAGGTGATGCCCGAGCCGACCGGGGCACAGGCGGCTCGCGCCATGGCTTTGGCAATGCAGGAAGCCGGCTGGGAGCCGGCACAGGTGGATTACATCTGCGCCCACGGCACAGGCACGCCCTTGAACGATGCCGCCGAGACGCACGCCATCAAGCAGGCCCTGGGGGAACATGCCTATCGCGCCGCTGTCAGCTCCAACAAGGCGCAGGTCGGACATATGCTGGGGGCCGCCGGCGCCTTTTCAGCGGTCATTGCTGTACAGGCCATGCTGGCCGGCATCATCCCGCCCACCGCCAACCTGGAGAATCCCGACCCCGAGTGCGACCTGGATTACGTGCCGCGGCAGGGCCGGCCGGCGGCCGTTCGCCGCGCCCTGGTCAACGCCTTCGGCTTCGGCGGGCAGAACGGCTGTCTTGCCCTGCAGGCCTGGGAGGATACCCCCTCCGGGCGCTAA
- a CDS encoding dihydrodipicolinate synthase family protein: MNTDEVKSLLRGPVAPVLTVYDEDGEVDLDAIQSNVDQQIRRGLVAGKGTLLAAGAGGDFPLLTTDERKAIIGAICEAARGRAVVIGCAQSPSTREAITLAQYAQSAGCHAVQLSPPWYYAPLPQQVYEFFRAVATNIDIPIMVYHTPWLGCTMEVDLIERLAGDFPNIRALKWVGVNEFQHVDAYIRLAPHMAIIDNAWQPVQSFLLGATGYVSHLANVWPEHEVHFWEMLEQGDLAGALREYTSVYWQWVTLRVWAGQHISSGESFLVKRAAELTGFIGGPDRGPMRTLTEEERRHVREALQRMGAPLIN; encoded by the coding sequence GACGGAGAGGTAGACCTGGATGCCATCCAGTCCAACGTGGACCAGCAGATTCGGCGGGGCCTGGTCGCCGGCAAGGGGACCCTGCTGGCCGCCGGCGCCGGCGGAGACTTCCCCCTGCTGACCACGGATGAGCGCAAAGCGATTATAGGCGCCATCTGCGAGGCAGCGCGGGGGCGCGCCGTCGTCATCGGCTGCGCGCAGTCCCCTTCCACCCGAGAGGCGATCACGCTGGCGCAGTACGCCCAGTCTGCCGGCTGTCATGCCGTACAGCTCAGCCCACCATGGTACTACGCGCCGCTCCCCCAGCAGGTGTATGAGTTCTTCCGGGCCGTCGCCACCAACATTGATATTCCCATCATGGTGTACCATACGCCCTGGCTCGGATGCACCATGGAGGTGGATCTCATCGAGCGGCTGGCCGGCGATTTCCCCAATATCCGGGCGCTGAAGTGGGTCGGCGTGAACGAGTTCCAGCACGTGGACGCCTATATCCGGCTGGCGCCGCACATGGCCATCATCGACAACGCCTGGCAGCCCGTGCAGAGCTTCCTGCTGGGCGCCACAGGCTATGTCTCGCACCTGGCCAACGTCTGGCCGGAGCATGAGGTGCACTTTTGGGAGATGTTGGAACAGGGCGACCTGGCCGGCGCCCTGCGGGAATATACCAGCGTGTACTGGCAGTGGGTGACCTTACGCGTCTGGGCCGGCCAGCATATTTCCAGCGGCGAATCCTTCCTGGTCAAGCGCGCCGCGGAGCTGACCGGCTTCATCGGCGGCCCGGACCGCGGCCCCATGCGCACGCTGACCGAAGAGGAGCGCCGGCATGTGCGGGAGGCCCTCCAGCGCATGGGCGCGCCGCTCATCAACTAG